In bacterium, the sequence CTCCCAACCGAAGATACTCGGCGGAGGTACCTGGCGCAGGCCGGAGGGACCTCCGGTGACGGGCCTCCATCGGAGCGCCACAGTCCATGCCAGCACCCCGAAACCCAGAGTGACGATGGCCAGCTCCAGCCCGCGCGTGCGGCGCAGAGCGATGTAGCCGATCAGGAGGCCCACCAGGCCCGCGGCCACCGGCGCCGCCACGAAGCCGATCCATGGAGAGACTCCCAGGTCCAGGGCGAGCTTGGCGGACACATAGGCGCCGAAGCCCCAGAAGGCGGCGTGCCCGAACGAGAACTGGCCCATCTCGCCCATGATGTAGTCGAGGCTCAGCCCGGCCACCGCGTATATCACGATCAGGACCAGCAGGCCGCGGTTGTAGGGATTCGTGAACAGCACCAAGGGCAGCAGCAGGGCCGCGACCAGGGTCGGTGCTCCCACCCAGATGCCCGAGGACAACCTCACCTCACCTCACCTCCTCCCGAACAGGCCCTGCGGCCGCAGAAGGAGAACGATGATCATCACCACGTAGAGGTAGCCCTGGCGGTAATAGGTGGAGATGAACTGGCCGAACAACGCTTCGGTTACCCCCAGGAAGAGCCCCACCGCCACCGCGCCCGCCACGTTCCCCATCCCGGCCACGATCACGACCGCGAAACCCGTGATGAGCAGTGGTTGGCCCAGGTTGGGCGAAGCGGCCGATACCAGCACGATCAGCACGCCCGCTAGGGCGGCCAGACCGGAGGCGACTATCAGGGTCGTGTCATAGACCGCGGTTGTATTGATGCCGATCAGGCGCGCTCCCAACAGGTTCTGGCCGGTGGCCCTTGTCTTCTTGCCCAGCTTGGTGTGGGTGAGCATCAGGTAGAGCCCCAACACCGCCGTGAAGCACACGCCAACCAGCAGCATGCCGGCGGTGGTGACGTAGACACCGCCCACCTTGACGATCTCGTTGAAGGGCTCATCGACCCCCTTG encodes:
- a CDS encoding branched-chain amino acid ABC transporter permease, with product MNWDIVFQQLWNGLLNGSIYVIFAAGLSLVFGVMRVINMAHGELTMLGAMLLFTVTSGLGLGYFTGAALVVILMALAGFLVNRVTVRPFLGHSELVVILSTVALSFMLLNGSLVVWGSEPKGVDEPFNEIVKVGGVYVTTAGMLLVGVCFTAVLGLYLMLTHTKLGKKTRATGQNLLGARLIGINTTAVYDTTLIVASGLAALAGVLIVLVSAASPNLGQPLLITGFAVVIVAGMGNVAGAVAVGLFLGVTEALFGQFISTYYRQGYLYVVMIIVLLLRPQGLFGRR